One part of the Phragmites australis chromosome 3, lpPhrAust1.1, whole genome shotgun sequence genome encodes these proteins:
- the LOC133911634 gene encoding late embryogenesis abundant protein D-34-like isoform X1 — MSQEQPRRPSEQQAGGEQGAIRYGDVFPVSGGLEDKPIAPQDAATMQSAESLVFGQTLRGGPAAAMQSAATSNERMGVVGHDQATDATAVQGVTVSETCVPGGRMVTEFVAGQVNAYRRPSVVGQYLAPDDAKAGAEGTGAGGAARGGGGGGGVEDVTKVTIGEALEATALAAGDTPLERSDAAAIQEAEARATGPNANIPGGLAVQAQSAAARNKWAARDEDKTTLGDVLADATAKLAADKPVESSDALRVAGAESHGKGDATLRPGGVAASMAAAARLNRDEAVWE; from the exons ATGAGTCAGGAGCAGCCGAGGAGGCCGTCCGAGCAGCAGGCCGGCGGCGAGCAGGGCGCCATCCGCTACGGCGACGTCTTTCCGGTGAGCGGCGGCCTCGAGGACAAGCCCATCGCGCCGCAGGACGCGGCCACGATGCAGTCGGCGGAGAGCCTCGTGTTCGGGCAGACGCTCAGGGGcggcccggccgccgccatgCAGTCCGCGGCCACCAGCAACGAGCGCATGGGCGTTGTCGGCCACGACCAGGCCACGGACGCCACCGCCGTGCAGGGCGTCACCGTCTCCGAGACCTGTGTCCCGGGCGGCCGGATGGTCACCGAGTTCGTTGCTGGCCAGGTGAATGCCTACAGGCGTCCCTCT GTTGTTGGCCAATACCTTGCGCCGGATGATGCCAAGGCTGGTGCCGAGGGCACCGGAGCCGGAGGTGCAGcaagaggcggtggcggcggaggtggcgTGGAGGATGTTACAAAGGTAACGATCGGTGAGGCGCTGGAGGCAACGGCTCTTGCCGCAGGTGACACACCGTTAGAGCGCAGCGACGCGGCCGCCATCCAGGAGGCGGAGGCAAGAGCCACCGGGCCGAACGCCAATATTCCCGGTGGCTTGGCCGTGCAGGCGCAGTCGGCTGCCGCGCGCAACAAGTGGGCGGCGCGCGACGAGGACAAGACAACGCTCGGCGACGTCCTCGCG GACGCGACGGCGAAGCTGGCTGCGGACAAGCCGGTGGAGAGCAGCGACGCGCTGAGGGTGGCGGGCGCGGAGAGCCACGGCAAGGGCGACGCGACACTGAGGCCCGGAGGCGTGGCTGCGTCCATGGCTGCGGCCGCACGGCTCAACCGTGACGAGGCGGTCTGGGAGTAG
- the LOC133911636 gene encoding pentatricopeptide repeat-containing protein At3g06430, chloroplastic-like has protein sequence MAIAAARRRLCRGIGTAAVSGTDGTLLARLVSEPECRVKATMEEAASSAPHRDGAFWEPLAAALLRASSPAKAHLVLEWKLDKLLKEGSHDCEPYSTIIRLCGETRNAALAMRVFESMEAQEIQLNTGILNALVNAFLSIRDLLSAMTLYEAMEGMEDCKPDSTTYGAFISAFSLLGSGHAMMSWYLAAKNAGFTLSIQAFESLITGFVRLNMLDEAETVFEEMISFEIKPNLAILEAKLQVLSRRKEANMVRDFLKYVIDGNWELNEATVERLTRLCLDGGQVDEMEQLLALVQKGVHLSSVAQLHCGIIKFYAKADRLADMEHAICRMLDNCVMFVCPEDVEVIICSYFRHKDFDRLDLFLHRIQCLFKLTRSTYDILVAGYRRFDLHERLDSTIKDMREAGFA, from the exons ATGGCgatcgccgccgctcgccggcgCCTGTGCCGCGGGATTGGGACCGCGGCGGTCTCGGGGACGGACGGCACGCTGCTCGCTCGCCTGGTTTCGGAGCCGGAGTGCCGCGTGAAGGCGACCATGGAGGAGGCTGCTTCCTCGGCGCCGCACCGCGACGGCGCCTTCTGGgagcccctcgccgccgcgctaCTCCGGGCGTCCTCTCCGGCCAAGGCGCACCTC GTCTTGGAGTGGAAGCTAGATAAGCTACTGAAGGAAGGGAGTCATGATTGCGAGCCCTACTCAACGATAATCCGTTTATGCGGGGAGACAAGGAATGCAGCACTTGCAATGAGAGTCTTTGAATCCATGGAGGCGCAGGAAATTCAGCTGAACACTGGCATTTTAAATGCCCTTGTTAATGCTTTCTTGTCAATCAGAGATCTTCtttctgcaatgacattgtatGAGGCTATGGAAGGCATGGAGGACTGCAAGCCTGATTCCACTACATATGGTGCATTTATATCTGCATTTTCACTGCTCGGAAGTGGCCATGCGATGATGAGCTGGTACTTAGCTGCAAAGAATGCAGGGTTTACTCTAAGTATTCAAGCTTTTGAGTCTTTGATCACAGGATTTGTTAGGTTGAACATGCTAGATGAGGCTGAGACGGTGTTTGAGGAAATGATTTCCTTCGAAATTAAGCCAAACTTAGCTATTTTGGAGGCCAAGCTTCAGGTGCTTTCTAGAAGGAAGGAGGCCAACATGGTAAGGGATTTTTTAAAATACGTGATTGATGGCAATTGGGAGCTGAATGAAGCTACAGTCGAGAGGTTAACAAGATTATGCTTGGATGGAGGTCAAGTTGATGAAATGGAGCAGCTGCTTGCCCTAGTACAAAAGGGAGTGCACTTGAGCTCCGTAGCACAACTGCACTGTGGAATTATCAAGTTCTATGCTAAGGCAGATCGCTTGGCAGATATGGAGCACGCGATTTGCCGGATGTTGGACAATTGTGTGATGTTTGTGTGCCCAGAGGATGTCGAGGTCATAATCTGTTCTTATTTTCGTCACAAGGACTTTGATAGGTTGGATTTGTTCTTACACCGCATCCAATGTTTGTTCAAGCTCACCAGGTCTACTTATGACATATTGGTTGCTGGATATAGGAGGTTTGATTTACACGAAAGACTTGATTCAACCATAAAAGATATGAGGGAAGCTGGATTTGCATGA
- the LOC133911637 gene encoding uncharacterized protein LOC133911637, with the protein MRIHPASPTGGGSSGKKDLRRLPHVYSKVLELPLPADTDVAVFEGPDAFHFVAAGARGTGVVRLRTVRIHPGVVKVVVQAGAGGGDEEGDDDDMELDRWRSRLPEMSCPAMAVAGYVDGQLVVTVPKGRGAGEGGDDGEGEVTWRCCNGGKISGRLVTVQ; encoded by the coding sequence ATGAGGATCCACCCGGCATCGCCCACCGGTGGCGGCAGCAGCGGCAAGAAGGACCTCCGGCGGCTGCCGCACGTGTACAGCAAGGTGCTCGAGCTGCCGCTCCCGGCGGACACCGACGTCGCGGTGTTCGAAGGCCCCGACGCCTTCCACTTCGTCGCGGCCGGTGCGCGTGGCACCGGCGTGGTGCGGCTGCGCACTGTGAGGATCCACCCCGGCGTTGTCAAGGTAGTGGTGCAGGCTGGCGCTGGAGGAGGCGATGAGGAGGGTGATGATGACGACATGGAGCTCGACAGGTGGCGGTCCCGGCTGCCCGAGATGAGCTGTCCGGCGATGGCGGTGGCCGGGTACGTCGACGGCCAGCTTGTTGTGACGGTGCCAAAGGGGCGTGGTGCCGGTGAAGGTGGCGACGACGGCGAAGGTGAGGTTACCTGGAGGTGCTGCAATGGAGGAAAGATCAGTGGAAGACTGGTGACTGTACAGTAG
- the LOC133911634 gene encoding late embryogenesis abundant protein D-34-like isoform X2, translating to MSQEQPRRPSEQQAGGEQGAIRYGDVFPVSGGLEDKPIAPQDAATMQSAESLVFGQTLRGGPAAAMQSAATSNERMGVVGHDQATDATAVQGVTVSETCVPGGRMVTEFVAGQVVGQYLAPDDAKAGAEGTGAGGAARGGGGGGGVEDVTKVTIGEALEATALAAGDTPLERSDAAAIQEAEARATGPNANIPGGLAVQAQSAAARNKWAARDEDKTTLGDVLADATAKLAADKPVESSDALRVAGAESHGKGDATLRPGGVAASMAAAARLNRDEAVWE from the exons ATGAGTCAGGAGCAGCCGAGGAGGCCGTCCGAGCAGCAGGCCGGCGGCGAGCAGGGCGCCATCCGCTACGGCGACGTCTTTCCGGTGAGCGGCGGCCTCGAGGACAAGCCCATCGCGCCGCAGGACGCGGCCACGATGCAGTCGGCGGAGAGCCTCGTGTTCGGGCAGACGCTCAGGGGcggcccggccgccgccatgCAGTCCGCGGCCACCAGCAACGAGCGCATGGGCGTTGTCGGCCACGACCAGGCCACGGACGCCACCGCCGTGCAGGGCGTCACCGTCTCCGAGACCTGTGTCCCGGGCGGCCGGATGGTCACCGAGTTCGTTGCTGGCCAG GTTGTTGGCCAATACCTTGCGCCGGATGATGCCAAGGCTGGTGCCGAGGGCACCGGAGCCGGAGGTGCAGcaagaggcggtggcggcggaggtggcgTGGAGGATGTTACAAAGGTAACGATCGGTGAGGCGCTGGAGGCAACGGCTCTTGCCGCAGGTGACACACCGTTAGAGCGCAGCGACGCGGCCGCCATCCAGGAGGCGGAGGCAAGAGCCACCGGGCCGAACGCCAATATTCCCGGTGGCTTGGCCGTGCAGGCGCAGTCGGCTGCCGCGCGCAACAAGTGGGCGGCGCGCGACGAGGACAAGACAACGCTCGGCGACGTCCTCGCG GACGCGACGGCGAAGCTGGCTGCGGACAAGCCGGTGGAGAGCAGCGACGCGCTGAGGGTGGCGGGCGCGGAGAGCCACGGCAAGGGCGACGCGACACTGAGGCCCGGAGGCGTGGCTGCGTCCATGGCTGCGGCCGCACGGCTCAACCGTGACGAGGCGGTCTGGGAGTAG
- the LOC133910900 gene encoding transcription repressor OFP12-like — protein sequence MLGCFPRLRRPSGSPAPDLMPGSDEASTSAASTSAGSTSPCSSSSSARCKDASSSPHDGAVAKNPSALSESGLSSAIASRRFFLSSPGRSNSIVDSSAHGAAALGVGVGAAGVAVPTYSPDPHADFLRSMEEMAAALRLDARRRGDRARLHELLLCYLALNDRRAHKYVVSAFTDLLLRLTATNPDDEHHD from the coding sequence ATGCTCGGATGCTTCCCCCGGCTCCGGAGGCCGTCGGGATCACCGGCGCCGGATCTCATGCCGGGGTCCGACGAAGCGTCCACATCGGCGGCGTCGACCTCGGCGGGCTCCACCTCCCCGtgctcgtcgtcctcctcggccCGCTGCAAGGACGCCAGCAGCTCGCCCCACGACGGCGCGGTGGCCAAGAACCCGTCCGCGCTCTCCGAGTCCGGGCTGTCCTCGGCCATCGCGTCCCGCcgattcttcctctcctccccggGCCGCTCCAACTCCATCGTCGACTCGTCCGCGCACGGCGCCGCCGCCTTGGGCGTGGGCGTGGGCGCGGCCGGTGTGGCGGTGCCGACGTACTCACCGGACCCGCACGCCGACTTCCTACGGTCGATGGAGGAGATGGCCGCGGCGCTGCGGCTGGACGCGCGGCGTCGCGGCGACAGGGCGCGCCTCCACGAGCTGCTGCTCTGCTACCTCGCGCTCAACGACAGGCGCGCGCACAAGTACGTCGTCAGCGCCTtcaccgacctcctcctccgcctcaccGCCACCAACCCCGACGACGAGCACCACGATTAA